A single region of the Pan troglodytes isolate AG18354 chromosome 18, NHGRI_mPanTro3-v2.0_pri, whole genome shotgun sequence genome encodes:
- the VPS9D1 gene encoding VPS9 domain-containing protein 1 isoform X4, which yields MAAAAGDGTVKPLQSAMKLANGAIELDTGNRPREAYTEYLRSIHYISQVLLEEVETTKAGETVPPDTSKMLKLAQQCLERAQSTAAKLGKTRLKPTMPAAAPIPQPAGRHRRVYSDEGGKLSPFLPPEIFQKLQGAESQSCKKELTPLEEASLQNQKLKAAYEARMARLDPSQAMQKTSLTLSLQRQMMENLVIAKAREETLQRKMEERRLRLQEAANRRFCSQVALTPEEREQRALYAAILEYEQDHDWPKHWKAKLKRNPGDLSLVTSLVSHLLSLPDHPIAQLLRRLQCSVYSALYPAVSRAAAPAPGCCPPTPNPGSRRLRPSQSLHCMLSPPEPSAAPRPQDSPPTPPLQPGPVGSPSPLGDTASGLPDKDSSFEDLEQFLGTSERQGRGRGVQPEPQLQQLKTTVEEIHNAIDRLLSLTLLAFEGLNTAASKDRCLACIEEPFFCPLWPLLLALYRSVHRAREAALSRSMELYRNAPPTAIGIPTKLLPQNPEAKGATDYPYCAAAQELGLLVLESCPQKKLECIVRTLRIICVCAEDYCPTPEATPQAGPPPIAAAAIGADDLLPILSFVVLRSGLPQLVSECAALEEFIHEGRSWGLSPEQHLPGEGMGIQCHPWLYRPRTSTWWERPPLAQPPGQPHLPTLSTQVPDRRGGLLPHITAECPELRGAAAPGRPGQVGQLEPRVPAGPGLASQGCLFYTWSHGIY from the exons ATGGCCGCTGCGGCCGGGGACGGCACGGTGAAGCCGCTGCAGAGCGCCATGAAGCTTGCCAACGGGGCCATCGAGCTGGACACCGGCAACCGGCCCCGG GAGGCATACACGGAATACCTGAGGAGCATCCACTATATCTCCCAGGTGTTACTGGAAGAAGTGGAAACCACTAAAG CTGGGGAAACTGTGCCCCCCGACACCTCCAAGATGCTGAAGCTAGCACAGCAGTGTCTGGAGAGGGCCCAGTCGACGGCCGCCAAGCTTG GGAAAACACGCCTGAAGCCAACCATGCCTGCAGCTGCTCCCATCCCCCAGCCTGCCGGACGACACCGCCGTGTATACTCCGATGAAGGAGGAAAGCTCTCTCCTTTTCTGCCACCCGAGATCTTCCAGAAGCTTCAGGGGGCAGAGTCACAAAGCTGTAAGAA AGAGCTGACGCCACTGGAGGAGGCCTCCCTGCAGAATCAGAAGCTGAAGGCTGCGTATGAGGCCCGAATGGCGAGGCTAGACCCCAGCCAGGCCATGCAGAAGACATCCCTG ACCCTCTCTCTACAGCGGCAGATGATGGAGAACCTAGTGATTGCCAAAGCCCGGGAGGAGACA CTCCAGAGAAAGATGGAGGAGCGCCGGCTGCGGCTCCAGGAGGCCGCCAACAG GAGGTTTTGCAGCCAAGTCGCCCTGACCCCGGAGGAACGGGAGCAGCGGGCCCTTTACGCCGCCATCCTGGAGTACGAACAGGACCAT GACTGGCCGAAGCACTGGAAGGCCAAGCTCAAGAGGAATCCGGGGGACCTGTCACtcgtgaccagcctggtctcACACCTGCTCAG CCTCCCCGACCACCCGATCGCGCAGCTCCTGAGGCGGCTGCAGTGCTCCGTGTACAGCGCCCTGTATCCCGCCGTGAGCAGAGCAGCCGCGCCAGCCCCAGGCTGCTGCCCCCCGACCCCCAACCCCGGAAGCCGACGGCTGCGGCCCTCGCAGAGCCTCCATTGCATGCTGTCCCCGCCCGAGCCCAGCGCAGCCCCGCGGCCCCAGGACAGTCCCCCCACGCCCCCACTCCAACCCGGCCCCGTGGGGTCTCCCTCACCCCTGGGGGACACCGCATCTGGATTGCCAGACAAGGACAGCTCGTTCGAGGACCTGGAGCAGTTCCTGGGGACGTCTGAGCGGCAGGGCCGGGGCCGTGGGGTACAGCCGGAGCCCCAGCTGCAGCAGCTGAAGACCACGGTGGAGGAGATCCACAATGCCATAG ACAGGCTGCTCTCGCTGACCCTTCTGGCCTTCGAAGGCCTAAACACAGCTGCCTCCAAGGACCGCTGCCTGGCCTGCATTGAGGAACCCTTTTTCTGCCCGCTGTGGCCTCTGCTGCTGGCCCTGTACAG GAGCGTGCACCGAGCCCGGGAGGCTGCCCTGAGCAGGAGCATGGAGCTCTACAGGAATGCACCTCCCACCGCCATTGGCATCCCCACCAAGCTCCTCCCCCAGAACCCTGAGGCCAAGGGGGCCACTGACTACCCCTACTGCGCGGCGGCCCAGGAGCTTGGACTGCTGGTCCTGGAGAGCTGCCCCCAGAAGAAGCTGGAGTGCATAG TGCGGACCCTGCGGATCATCTGTGTCTGTGCGGAAGACTACTGCCCCACCCCAGAGGCCACACCCCAGGCCGGGCCCCCGCCCATCGCTGCAGCTGCCAT TGGTGCCGATGACCTGCTGCCCATCCTGTCCTTCGTGGTGCTGAGGAGCGGCCTCCCTCAGCTGGTGTCGGAGTGCGCGGCCCTGGAGGAGTTCATCCACGAGGG CAGGAGCTGGGGGCTGTCCCCTGAGCAACATCTGcctggggaggggatggggatCCAGTGCCATCCCTGGCTCTACCGTCCAAGGACGAGCACATGGTGGGAAAGGCCTCCTCTAGCCCAGCCGCCCGGACAGCCCCACCTGCCCACCCTCAGCACCCAG GTACCTGATCGGAGAGGAGGGCTACTGCCTCACATCACTGCAGAGTGCCCTGAGCTACGTGGAGCTGCTGCCCCGGGACGGCCTGGCCAAGTAGGACAGCTAGAGCCCAGGGTCCCTGCAGGGCCTGGCCTCGCCTCCCAGGGCTGTCTCTTCTACACCTGGAGCCATGGGATCTACTGA
- the VPS9D1 gene encoding VPS9 domain-containing protein 1 isoform X2, with protein MAAAAGDGTVKPLQSAMKLANGAIELDTGNRPREAYTEYLRSIHYISQVLLEEVETTKEAGETVPPDTSKMLKLAQQCLERAQSTAAKLGKTRLKPTMPAAAPIPQPAGRHRRVYSDEGGKLSPFLPPEIFQKLQGAESQSCKKELTPLEEASLQNQKLKAAYEARMARLDPSQAMQKTSLTLSLQRQMMENLVIAKAREETLQRKMEERRLRLQEAANRRFCSQVALTPEEREQRALYAAILEYEQDHDWPKHWKAKLKRNPGDLSLVTSLVSHLLSLPDHPIAQLLRRLQCSVYSALYPAVSRAAAPAPGCCPPTPNPGSRRLRPSQSLHCMLSPPEPSAAPRPQDSPPTPPLQPGPVGSPSPLGDTASGLPDKDSSFEDLEQFLGTSERQGRGRGVQPEPQLQQLKTTVEEIHNAIDRLLSLTLLAFEGLNTAASKDRCLACIEEPFFCPLWPLLLALYRSVHRAREAALSRSMELYRNAPPTAIGIPTKLLPQNPEAKGATDYPYCAAAQELGLLVLESCPQKKLECIVRTLRIICVCAEDYCPTPEATPQAGPPPIAAAAIGADDLLPILSFVVLRSGLPQLVSECAALEEFIHEGRSWGLSPEQHLPGEGMGIQCHPWLYRPRTSTWWERPPLAQPPGQPHLPTLSTQVPDRRGGLLPHITAECPELRGAAAPGRPGQVGQLEPRVPAGPGLASQGCLFYTWSHGIY; from the exons ATGGCCGCTGCGGCCGGGGACGGCACGGTGAAGCCGCTGCAGAGCGCCATGAAGCTTGCCAACGGGGCCATCGAGCTGGACACCGGCAACCGGCCCCGG GAGGCATACACGGAATACCTGAGGAGCATCCACTATATCTCCCAGGTGTTACTGGAAGAAGTGGAAACCACTAAAG AAGCTGGGGAAACTGTGCCCCCCGACACCTCCAAGATGCTGAAGCTAGCACAGCAGTGTCTGGAGAGGGCCCAGTCGACGGCCGCCAAGCTTG GGAAAACACGCCTGAAGCCAACCATGCCTGCAGCTGCTCCCATCCCCCAGCCTGCCGGACGACACCGCCGTGTATACTCCGATGAAGGAGGAAAGCTCTCTCCTTTTCTGCCACCCGAGATCTTCCAGAAGCTTCAGGGGGCAGAGTCACAAAGCTGTAAGAA AGAGCTGACGCCACTGGAGGAGGCCTCCCTGCAGAATCAGAAGCTGAAGGCTGCGTATGAGGCCCGAATGGCGAGGCTAGACCCCAGCCAGGCCATGCAGAAGACATCCCTG ACCCTCTCTCTACAGCGGCAGATGATGGAGAACCTAGTGATTGCCAAAGCCCGGGAGGAGACA CTCCAGAGAAAGATGGAGGAGCGCCGGCTGCGGCTCCAGGAGGCCGCCAACAG GAGGTTTTGCAGCCAAGTCGCCCTGACCCCGGAGGAACGGGAGCAGCGGGCCCTTTACGCCGCCATCCTGGAGTACGAACAGGACCAT GACTGGCCGAAGCACTGGAAGGCCAAGCTCAAGAGGAATCCGGGGGACCTGTCACtcgtgaccagcctggtctcACACCTGCTCAG CCTCCCCGACCACCCGATCGCGCAGCTCCTGAGGCGGCTGCAGTGCTCCGTGTACAGCGCCCTGTATCCCGCCGTGAGCAGAGCAGCCGCGCCAGCCCCAGGCTGCTGCCCCCCGACCCCCAACCCCGGAAGCCGACGGCTGCGGCCCTCGCAGAGCCTCCATTGCATGCTGTCCCCGCCCGAGCCCAGCGCAGCCCCGCGGCCCCAGGACAGTCCCCCCACGCCCCCACTCCAACCCGGCCCCGTGGGGTCTCCCTCACCCCTGGGGGACACCGCATCTGGATTGCCAGACAAGGACAGCTCGTTCGAGGACCTGGAGCAGTTCCTGGGGACGTCTGAGCGGCAGGGCCGGGGCCGTGGGGTACAGCCGGAGCCCCAGCTGCAGCAGCTGAAGACCACGGTGGAGGAGATCCACAATGCCATAG ACAGGCTGCTCTCGCTGACCCTTCTGGCCTTCGAAGGCCTAAACACAGCTGCCTCCAAGGACCGCTGCCTGGCCTGCATTGAGGAACCCTTTTTCTGCCCGCTGTGGCCTCTGCTGCTGGCCCTGTACAG GAGCGTGCACCGAGCCCGGGAGGCTGCCCTGAGCAGGAGCATGGAGCTCTACAGGAATGCACCTCCCACCGCCATTGGCATCCCCACCAAGCTCCTCCCCCAGAACCCTGAGGCCAAGGGGGCCACTGACTACCCCTACTGCGCGGCGGCCCAGGAGCTTGGACTGCTGGTCCTGGAGAGCTGCCCCCAGAAGAAGCTGGAGTGCATAG TGCGGACCCTGCGGATCATCTGTGTCTGTGCGGAAGACTACTGCCCCACCCCAGAGGCCACACCCCAGGCCGGGCCCCCGCCCATCGCTGCAGCTGCCAT TGGTGCCGATGACCTGCTGCCCATCCTGTCCTTCGTGGTGCTGAGGAGCGGCCTCCCTCAGCTGGTGTCGGAGTGCGCGGCCCTGGAGGAGTTCATCCACGAGGG CAGGAGCTGGGGGCTGTCCCCTGAGCAACATCTGcctggggaggggatggggatCCAGTGCCATCCCTGGCTCTACCGTCCAAGGACGAGCACATGGTGGGAAAGGCCTCCTCTAGCCCAGCCGCCCGGACAGCCCCACCTGCCCACCCTCAGCACCCAG GTACCTGATCGGAGAGGAGGGCTACTGCCTCACATCACTGCAGAGTGCCCTGAGCTACGTGGAGCTGCTGCCCCGGGACGGCCTGGCCAAGTAGGACAGCTAGAGCCCAGGGTCCCTGCAGGGCCTGGCCTCGCCTCCCAGGGCTGTCTCTTCTACACCTGGAGCCATGGGATCTACTGA
- the VPS9D1 gene encoding VPS9 domain-containing protein 1 isoform X5, which produces METGVWQDTGSSERHRRGAAFQLWEAGETVPPDTSKMLKLAQQCLERAQSTAAKLGKTRLKPTMPAAAPIPQPAGRHRRVYSDEGGKLSPFLPPEIFQKLQGAESQSCKKELTPLEEASLQNQKLKAAYEARMARLDPSQAMQKTSLTLSLQRQMMENLVIAKAREETLQRKMEERRLRLQEAANRRFCSQVALTPEEREQRALYAAILEYEQDHDWPKHWKAKLKRNPGDLSLVTSLVSHLLSLPDHPIAQLLRRLQCSVYSALYPAVSRAAAPAPGCCPPTPNPGSRRLRPSQSLHCMLSPPEPSAAPRPQDSPPTPPLQPGPVGSPSPLGDTASGLPDKDSSFEDLEQFLGTSERQGRGRGVQPEPQLQQLKTTVEEIHNAIADRLLSLTLLAFEGLNTAASKDRCLACIEEPFFCPLWPLLLALYRSVHRAREAALSRSMELYRNAPPTAIGIPTKLLPQNPEAKGATDYPYCAAAQELGLLVLESCPQKKLECIVRTLRIICVCAEDYCPTPEATPQAGPPPIAAAAIGADDLLPILSFVVLRSGLPQLVSECAALEEFIHEGRSWGLSPEQHLPGEGMGIQCHPWLYRPRTSTWWERPPLAQPPGQPHLPTLSTQVPDRRGGLLPHITAECPELRGAAAPGRPGQVGQLEPRVPAGPGLASQGCLFYTWSHGIY; this is translated from the exons ATGGAGACTGGGGTGTGGCAAGACACTGGCTCCAGTGAGCGGCACAGACGTGGGGCAGCATTCCAGCTGTGgg AAGCTGGGGAAACTGTGCCCCCCGACACCTCCAAGATGCTGAAGCTAGCACAGCAGTGTCTGGAGAGGGCCCAGTCGACGGCCGCCAAGCTTG GGAAAACACGCCTGAAGCCAACCATGCCTGCAGCTGCTCCCATCCCCCAGCCTGCCGGACGACACCGCCGTGTATACTCCGATGAAGGAGGAAAGCTCTCTCCTTTTCTGCCACCCGAGATCTTCCAGAAGCTTCAGGGGGCAGAGTCACAAAGCTGTAAGAA AGAGCTGACGCCACTGGAGGAGGCCTCCCTGCAGAATCAGAAGCTGAAGGCTGCGTATGAGGCCCGAATGGCGAGGCTAGACCCCAGCCAGGCCATGCAGAAGACATCCCTG ACCCTCTCTCTACAGCGGCAGATGATGGAGAACCTAGTGATTGCCAAAGCCCGGGAGGAGACA CTCCAGAGAAAGATGGAGGAGCGCCGGCTGCGGCTCCAGGAGGCCGCCAACAG GAGGTTTTGCAGCCAAGTCGCCCTGACCCCGGAGGAACGGGAGCAGCGGGCCCTTTACGCCGCCATCCTGGAGTACGAACAGGACCAT GACTGGCCGAAGCACTGGAAGGCCAAGCTCAAGAGGAATCCGGGGGACCTGTCACtcgtgaccagcctggtctcACACCTGCTCAG CCTCCCCGACCACCCGATCGCGCAGCTCCTGAGGCGGCTGCAGTGCTCCGTGTACAGCGCCCTGTATCCCGCCGTGAGCAGAGCAGCCGCGCCAGCCCCAGGCTGCTGCCCCCCGACCCCCAACCCCGGAAGCCGACGGCTGCGGCCCTCGCAGAGCCTCCATTGCATGCTGTCCCCGCCCGAGCCCAGCGCAGCCCCGCGGCCCCAGGACAGTCCCCCCACGCCCCCACTCCAACCCGGCCCCGTGGGGTCTCCCTCACCCCTGGGGGACACCGCATCTGGATTGCCAGACAAGGACAGCTCGTTCGAGGACCTGGAGCAGTTCCTGGGGACGTCTGAGCGGCAGGGCCGGGGCCGTGGGGTACAGCCGGAGCCCCAGCTGCAGCAGCTGAAGACCACGGTGGAGGAGATCCACAATGCCATAG CAGACAGGCTGCTCTCGCTGACCCTTCTGGCCTTCGAAGGCCTAAACACAGCTGCCTCCAAGGACCGCTGCCTGGCCTGCATTGAGGAACCCTTTTTCTGCCCGCTGTGGCCTCTGCTGCTGGCCCTGTACAG GAGCGTGCACCGAGCCCGGGAGGCTGCCCTGAGCAGGAGCATGGAGCTCTACAGGAATGCACCTCCCACCGCCATTGGCATCCCCACCAAGCTCCTCCCCCAGAACCCTGAGGCCAAGGGGGCCACTGACTACCCCTACTGCGCGGCGGCCCAGGAGCTTGGACTGCTGGTCCTGGAGAGCTGCCCCCAGAAGAAGCTGGAGTGCATAG TGCGGACCCTGCGGATCATCTGTGTCTGTGCGGAAGACTACTGCCCCACCCCAGAGGCCACACCCCAGGCCGGGCCCCCGCCCATCGCTGCAGCTGCCAT TGGTGCCGATGACCTGCTGCCCATCCTGTCCTTCGTGGTGCTGAGGAGCGGCCTCCCTCAGCTGGTGTCGGAGTGCGCGGCCCTGGAGGAGTTCATCCACGAGGG CAGGAGCTGGGGGCTGTCCCCTGAGCAACATCTGcctggggaggggatggggatCCAGTGCCATCCCTGGCTCTACCGTCCAAGGACGAGCACATGGTGGGAAAGGCCTCCTCTAGCCCAGCCGCCCGGACAGCCCCACCTGCCCACCCTCAGCACCCAG GTACCTGATCGGAGAGGAGGGCTACTGCCTCACATCACTGCAGAGTGCCCTGAGCTACGTGGAGCTGCTGCCCCGGGACGGCCTGGCCAAGTAGGACAGCTAGAGCCCAGGGTCCCTGCAGGGCCTGGCCTCGCCTCCCAGGGCTGTCTCTTCTACACCTGGAGCCATGGGATCTACTGA
- the VPS9D1 gene encoding VPS9 domain-containing protein 1 isoform X15, translated as MARLDPSQAMQKTSLTLSLQRQMMENLVIAKAREETLQRKMEERRLRLQEAANRRFCSQVALTPEEREQRALYAAILEYEQDHDWPKHWKAKLKRNPGDLSLVTSLVSHLLSLPDHPIAQLLRRLQCSVYSALYPAVSRAAAPAPGCCPPTPNPGSRRLRPSQSLHCMLSPPEPSAAPRPQDSPPTPPLQPGPVGSPSPLGDTASGLPDKDSSFEDLEQFLGTSERQGRGRGVQPEPQLQQLKTTVEEIHNAIADRLLSLTLLAFEGLNTAASKDRCLACIEEPFFCPLWPLLLALYRSVHRAREAALSRSMELYRNAPPTAIGIPTKLLPQNPEAKGATDYPYCAAAQELGLLVLESCPQKKLECIVRTLRIICVCAEDYCPTPEATPQAGPPPIAAAAIGADDLLPILSFVVLRSGLPQLVSECAALEEFIHEGRSWGLSPEQHLPGEGMGIQCHPWLYRPRTSTWWERPPLAQPPGQPHLPTLSTQVPDRRGGLLPHITAECPELRGAAAPGRPGQVGQLEPRVPAGPGLASQGCLFYTWSHGIY; from the exons ATGGCGAGGCTAGACCCCAGCCAGGCCATGCAGAAGACATCCCTG ACCCTCTCTCTACAGCGGCAGATGATGGAGAACCTAGTGATTGCCAAAGCCCGGGAGGAGACA CTCCAGAGAAAGATGGAGGAGCGCCGGCTGCGGCTCCAGGAGGCCGCCAACAG GAGGTTTTGCAGCCAAGTCGCCCTGACCCCGGAGGAACGGGAGCAGCGGGCCCTTTACGCCGCCATCCTGGAGTACGAACAGGACCAT GACTGGCCGAAGCACTGGAAGGCCAAGCTCAAGAGGAATCCGGGGGACCTGTCACtcgtgaccagcctggtctcACACCTGCTCAG CCTCCCCGACCACCCGATCGCGCAGCTCCTGAGGCGGCTGCAGTGCTCCGTGTACAGCGCCCTGTATCCCGCCGTGAGCAGAGCAGCCGCGCCAGCCCCAGGCTGCTGCCCCCCGACCCCCAACCCCGGAAGCCGACGGCTGCGGCCCTCGCAGAGCCTCCATTGCATGCTGTCCCCGCCCGAGCCCAGCGCAGCCCCGCGGCCCCAGGACAGTCCCCCCACGCCCCCACTCCAACCCGGCCCCGTGGGGTCTCCCTCACCCCTGGGGGACACCGCATCTGGATTGCCAGACAAGGACAGCTCGTTCGAGGACCTGGAGCAGTTCCTGGGGACGTCTGAGCGGCAGGGCCGGGGCCGTGGGGTACAGCCGGAGCCCCAGCTGCAGCAGCTGAAGACCACGGTGGAGGAGATCCACAATGCCATAG CAGACAGGCTGCTCTCGCTGACCCTTCTGGCCTTCGAAGGCCTAAACACAGCTGCCTCCAAGGACCGCTGCCTGGCCTGCATTGAGGAACCCTTTTTCTGCCCGCTGTGGCCTCTGCTGCTGGCCCTGTACAG GAGCGTGCACCGAGCCCGGGAGGCTGCCCTGAGCAGGAGCATGGAGCTCTACAGGAATGCACCTCCCACCGCCATTGGCATCCCCACCAAGCTCCTCCCCCAGAACCCTGAGGCCAAGGGGGCCACTGACTACCCCTACTGCGCGGCGGCCCAGGAGCTTGGACTGCTGGTCCTGGAGAGCTGCCCCCAGAAGAAGCTGGAGTGCATAG TGCGGACCCTGCGGATCATCTGTGTCTGTGCGGAAGACTACTGCCCCACCCCAGAGGCCACACCCCAGGCCGGGCCCCCGCCCATCGCTGCAGCTGCCAT TGGTGCCGATGACCTGCTGCCCATCCTGTCCTTCGTGGTGCTGAGGAGCGGCCTCCCTCAGCTGGTGTCGGAGTGCGCGGCCCTGGAGGAGTTCATCCACGAGGG CAGGAGCTGGGGGCTGTCCCCTGAGCAACATCTGcctggggaggggatggggatCCAGTGCCATCCCTGGCTCTACCGTCCAAGGACGAGCACATGGTGGGAAAGGCCTCCTCTAGCCCAGCCGCCCGGACAGCCCCACCTGCCCACCCTCAGCACCCAG GTACCTGATCGGAGAGGAGGGCTACTGCCTCACATCACTGCAGAGTGCCCTGAGCTACGTGGAGCTGCTGCCCCGGGACGGCCTGGCCAAGTAGGACAGCTAGAGCCCAGGGTCCCTGCAGGGCCTGGCCTCGCCTCCCAGGGCTGTCTCTTCTACACCTGGAGCCATGGGATCTACTGA
- the VPS9D1 gene encoding VPS9 domain-containing protein 1 isoform X1 codes for MAAAAGDGTVKPLQSAMKLANGAIELDTGNRPREAYTEYLRSIHYISQVLLEEVETTKEAGETVPPDTSKMLKLAQQCLERAQSTAAKLGKTRLKPTMPAAAPIPQPAGRHRRVYSDEGGKLSPFLPPEIFQKLQGAESQSCKKELTPLEEASLQNQKLKAAYEARMARLDPSQAMQKTSLTLSLQRQMMENLVIAKAREETLQRKMEERRLRLQEAANRRFCSQVALTPEEREQRALYAAILEYEQDHDWPKHWKAKLKRNPGDLSLVTSLVSHLLSLPDHPIAQLLRRLQCSVYSALYPAVSRAAAPAPGCCPPTPNPGSRRLRPSQSLHCMLSPPEPSAAPRPQDSPPTPPLQPGPVGSPSPLGDTASGLPDKDSSFEDLEQFLGTSERQGRGRGVQPEPQLQQLKTTVEEIHNAIADRLLSLTLLAFEGLNTAASKDRCLACIEEPFFCPLWPLLLALYRSVHRAREAALSRSMELYRNAPPTAIGIPTKLLPQNPEAKGATDYPYCAAAQELGLLVLESCPQKKLECIVRTLRIICVCAEDYCPTPEATPQAGPPPIAAAAIGADDLLPILSFVVLRSGLPQLVSECAALEEFIHEGRSWGLSPEQHLPGEGMGIQCHPWLYRPRTSTWWERPPLAQPPGQPHLPTLSTQVPDRRGGLLPHITAECPELRGAAAPGRPGQVGQLEPRVPAGPGLASQGCLFYTWSHGIY; via the exons ATGGCCGCTGCGGCCGGGGACGGCACGGTGAAGCCGCTGCAGAGCGCCATGAAGCTTGCCAACGGGGCCATCGAGCTGGACACCGGCAACCGGCCCCGG GAGGCATACACGGAATACCTGAGGAGCATCCACTATATCTCCCAGGTGTTACTGGAAGAAGTGGAAACCACTAAAG AAGCTGGGGAAACTGTGCCCCCCGACACCTCCAAGATGCTGAAGCTAGCACAGCAGTGTCTGGAGAGGGCCCAGTCGACGGCCGCCAAGCTTG GGAAAACACGCCTGAAGCCAACCATGCCTGCAGCTGCTCCCATCCCCCAGCCTGCCGGACGACACCGCCGTGTATACTCCGATGAAGGAGGAAAGCTCTCTCCTTTTCTGCCACCCGAGATCTTCCAGAAGCTTCAGGGGGCAGAGTCACAAAGCTGTAAGAA AGAGCTGACGCCACTGGAGGAGGCCTCCCTGCAGAATCAGAAGCTGAAGGCTGCGTATGAGGCCCGAATGGCGAGGCTAGACCCCAGCCAGGCCATGCAGAAGACATCCCTG ACCCTCTCTCTACAGCGGCAGATGATGGAGAACCTAGTGATTGCCAAAGCCCGGGAGGAGACA CTCCAGAGAAAGATGGAGGAGCGCCGGCTGCGGCTCCAGGAGGCCGCCAACAG GAGGTTTTGCAGCCAAGTCGCCCTGACCCCGGAGGAACGGGAGCAGCGGGCCCTTTACGCCGCCATCCTGGAGTACGAACAGGACCAT GACTGGCCGAAGCACTGGAAGGCCAAGCTCAAGAGGAATCCGGGGGACCTGTCACtcgtgaccagcctggtctcACACCTGCTCAG CCTCCCCGACCACCCGATCGCGCAGCTCCTGAGGCGGCTGCAGTGCTCCGTGTACAGCGCCCTGTATCCCGCCGTGAGCAGAGCAGCCGCGCCAGCCCCAGGCTGCTGCCCCCCGACCCCCAACCCCGGAAGCCGACGGCTGCGGCCCTCGCAGAGCCTCCATTGCATGCTGTCCCCGCCCGAGCCCAGCGCAGCCCCGCGGCCCCAGGACAGTCCCCCCACGCCCCCACTCCAACCCGGCCCCGTGGGGTCTCCCTCACCCCTGGGGGACACCGCATCTGGATTGCCAGACAAGGACAGCTCGTTCGAGGACCTGGAGCAGTTCCTGGGGACGTCTGAGCGGCAGGGCCGGGGCCGTGGGGTACAGCCGGAGCCCCAGCTGCAGCAGCTGAAGACCACGGTGGAGGAGATCCACAATGCCATAG CAGACAGGCTGCTCTCGCTGACCCTTCTGGCCTTCGAAGGCCTAAACACAGCTGCCTCCAAGGACCGCTGCCTGGCCTGCATTGAGGAACCCTTTTTCTGCCCGCTGTGGCCTCTGCTGCTGGCCCTGTACAG GAGCGTGCACCGAGCCCGGGAGGCTGCCCTGAGCAGGAGCATGGAGCTCTACAGGAATGCACCTCCCACCGCCATTGGCATCCCCACCAAGCTCCTCCCCCAGAACCCTGAGGCCAAGGGGGCCACTGACTACCCCTACTGCGCGGCGGCCCAGGAGCTTGGACTGCTGGTCCTGGAGAGCTGCCCCCAGAAGAAGCTGGAGTGCATAG TGCGGACCCTGCGGATCATCTGTGTCTGTGCGGAAGACTACTGCCCCACCCCAGAGGCCACACCCCAGGCCGGGCCCCCGCCCATCGCTGCAGCTGCCAT TGGTGCCGATGACCTGCTGCCCATCCTGTCCTTCGTGGTGCTGAGGAGCGGCCTCCCTCAGCTGGTGTCGGAGTGCGCGGCCCTGGAGGAGTTCATCCACGAGGG CAGGAGCTGGGGGCTGTCCCCTGAGCAACATCTGcctggggaggggatggggatCCAGTGCCATCCCTGGCTCTACCGTCCAAGGACGAGCACATGGTGGGAAAGGCCTCCTCTAGCCCAGCCGCCCGGACAGCCCCACCTGCCCACCCTCAGCACCCAG GTACCTGATCGGAGAGGAGGGCTACTGCCTCACATCACTGCAGAGTGCCCTGAGCTACGTGGAGCTGCTGCCCCGGGACGGCCTGGCCAAGTAGGACAGCTAGAGCCCAGGGTCCCTGCAGGGCCTGGCCTCGCCTCCCAGGGCTGTCTCTTCTACACCTGGAGCCATGGGATCTACTGA